The segment CACTCTCAATCCATCATCAACGAGGCTTTGTTCAACTACAGAGCCAGCAGACACCTCCAATTAGAAATTGGTCTCAATGCTACCCACGAGAGTGGCGATGCAGACAACTACAGTGACATACAGGATCGAAACAGAATGGCACTTTTTGTTTCCAGTCATCTTGCAATCAGGCAAAAATTGGAACTCAACCTGGCCATCCGTACAAATATGGTCGATGGAGATTTCAAACCGATCCTTCCTTCACTTGGACTGAACTACCACACCAACTCTTGGCTAGATATCAAAGCCAAAGTGGCTAAAAGTTACCGCATACCTACCTTCAACGACCTCTATTGGTCAGGATCAGGAGCGAAAGGAAATCCAGACCTAGTCCCCGAAAACGGCATGAGTTACGAGATTGGCTATTTGATCCATGCCAAAAAAGAATCACTATCCTTCCATTACGAAGGTACCGTCTTCTATAACCACATTCTCGATTGGATATTTTGGAATGATCTCGGCAGTTACTGGACACCTATCAACCTCAAAGAGCTGTGGTCCTATGGCATAGAACAAAACCTGCATGCCCAATATCAGCTCAATCAAAACAGCCGAATCACCTTGGATGGCAATTATCAATTTGTACTATCCACCCCTGAGAAACCTGACGAGCTATTTGGGAATCTCCAGCAAGTCTATACCCCCAAGCATCAGGGGAATGCCTTTGTACAGTACCACTGGCGCAGTATCCAAGCAGGCGTCAACCTCATTTATGCAGGCAAGCAATATTCTGATGATGGTAATATAGAGATCAGAGCAGTAGATCCATATGCCTTGACTGATTTGAGTGTGGGATACAAATTTGCATTGGCACAAAAGCACGCAATTCAAAGCACACTACAGGTCAAAAACATTTTCGATACTTCGTATGAAGTGCGACGCGCCTACCCTATGCCAGGCATCAATTATCAACTCAACCTTGTTTATACATTCAATTAACATAGAATCCATGAGATAATTATTCATATAATCCTAAACAAGTATTGCTGATTCTAAACCAACATATTTTCAAATTAGATTTAATATAACACATGAAAACAAACACACTTTTCAACAACTTTTTGAAAGCCTCTTTATTGGTTTTCGTTCTAGCATTTTCTGCATGTACAGAGGATGATGGCAGCAAATTCACGCCTGGACAGGATGGATTTTTCATCGTCAATGAGGGAGCTTGGGGCAATGCCAACACCAGTTTATCTTATTTCGACAAGGCTACATTAACAGTAACCAACAACCTGTTCGAAACCAACACAGGCAGACCACTGGGTGATCAAGCACAATCCATGACAGTATTCAATGATCTAGGATATATTGTCGTACAAAACTCATCAAAGCTAGAAGTAATCAGTACTTTGGATTATTCCTCAGTAGCTACGATCTCTGAAGGACTTTCTTCCCCAACATATTTCTTGGGAATAAGTGCAAACAAAGGATATGTATCTGATTGGGGGCCTGATGGTGTGACAAGTTCTATCAAAATAATCGATCTTACTACCAATACCATCACCGATTCCATCAGTACAGGTGCAGGAACCAATCAAATGGTTTTGGTGGACAACATGGTCTATGCAGCCAATTCTGGAGGTTGGGGTTATGATAACACTGTAGTGGTCATAGATACTGAGACAGACGAAATCATCAAAACAATAGAAGTAGGGGACAATCCATCTACTTTGGCTGTCGATAAAAACGAAAATGTGTGGGTGACTGGTAACGGCCTTACAGACTATGTCAATGCTGAAAACTCTACACCTGCATTCTTAGCTAAGATTGACTCAGAAAACAATACTGTAGAATTGAAAATCAATGCACCAGAAACAGGCATAGGCCCTTCGCGTTTGAATATTGACTCAGAAGGTAAAACTCTTGTTTTCAAATACAAAAGCGGTATCAGTACTGCACCTATCGAAGTGACATCTGTATCAGACTTTACAGAGATCATCGCAGCAGATCAATTTACCAGCCTGTATGGTTTTGGCATAGACAAGTCCGAAAACCACATCATAGCAGGTGATGCTCCTGATTTCACCAACCCTGGGTCTATCAAACGATACGAATTGAATGGCACTTTCATCGACCAATATACTGTTGGCATTGGTCCAAATGGCATTGCATATTAATCCCCAATCCACCTACATAAGATGCTCTGCAAATGCAGAGTATCTTTACATATTATGATCATATATATTACAGGAGGTGAGCGGTCTGGCAAATCAGGCTTTGCACAACAATTGGCACAGGATTTTTCTGACAAGCCTTATTATTTGGCAACAGCCAAAAAATGGGATCAAGAATTCGAAGAGCGAATCTCTCGACATCAATCAGATCGGGACGAGCGTTGGACAACTATCGAAGAGCAAATATATCTAGGCGATGTTCTCCCAGAAAATACCACTATAGTCATCGACTGTGTCACCTTATGGCTCACAAACATCTTTTCTACCCAGCAGTATGAAAGAGACAAATCATTTGCCCAGGCCAAAGAACAATTCTTAAAACTCATCGCCTATGAGGGCACCTTGCTCATCATCTCCAACGAAATCGGAATGGGCTTGCATGCAGACTCCAAAATGGGCAGAGATTTCGTAGAATTGCAGGGCTGGACCAATCAGCTCATAGCACAACATGCCGATGAGGCATATTTCCTGATCTCAGGTTTGGCACAGAGGATTAAATAGATAGGCTATTGATATAAAACTCAAGAGCAGAAAATGCGCATTGGCAATCAAAAACTCGGTTTGTAGTTTTCCTGAAACTCTTCCCATGGAGTGGACTTGTAATTATCACCCCCGTAGTACCTGATGATTTTATCAAACACCCCTACTTCTAAATATCCAGGGACTGGTGACAACAACCTAAATTCTTCGTCCATAAACACCACAGTGGGGTAACTCATTTTGCCATTGAGCAGGGAATAAGCCAATTCGTGGATACCATTTCTCCCTGTGTCTTGCCACTTAAAGGTGTGATCATTGAATTGAATGTCTTCACGTTGCTCTGCGTTCAATTTGACTGGATAATACTTTTCATTGAGGTATTTGGCAATTTCTGGATGATTGAATGTGCCTGCATCCATTTTCTTGCACCATCCACACCAGTCGGTATATACGTCTATAAAAATTTTCTTGGGTTTGGTTTTGTTCAATGCTACGGCCTCTTCGAAAGTGTACCACTTTACTTCTGTTGCTTTGGGTTCTTTTTCAACCAGCGCATAAGACGACCCAATCACTGCTACAGCGACCAAAATCATGAATATCTTTGTGTAATCTCTCATCTCAAAATATTTAACCCTCATACAAAAATAAGGTTTTTATATCAATACACTAGCAATACAGCATCCACTGCAAAAAAGTTTCGAACACAATGTTTTCGTATTACTTTTCCATGGTTTATTTTAAGGCAAAAATTTAACCATGGAAAACTGCAACAGATGTCAAAAAAGGGCTGTATTCAAATGCAAGGGATGTGGTCGTGTGTGGTGCAAGGCCTGCCATGAAGAAATAGGCAAGCCTGGGCTATTTGCTGGAAAATGTGGTGCTTGTGAAGGAATAGTGGTGAGGATGGAACATGCCTGACTTAACCCCCCACCAGTTCTCTCAGACTATGAATCAAACTTTCCCACAGGTCTTTTAGCTCTTGCTCATCATCCATATCAGAGTAATCTGTCACTCGAATGAAAACTTCCTGAGTCAGTTCATTCATATCCAATTTGAACTCCAAATAACTGGGATCTTCATCATCAGAGATAAAATCAAATCTAACCTGACTATTGGTTCGATGTGATGTCATTTGTGCACGACTCTCCTCTCCATCCCAATAAAAAGTAAAATTCTTATCCTCATCTATGTTCACATTGTCTGCAAACCACTGTGCTAAACCACTAGCGGTAGATAGATAAGGATATAACATCTTTTTGGACGCCCTTACTTCGTACTCACCTACATATTTGAATTTACTCATACTCAATACACTATGTGCTTCAATGAAATTTTCTCCTAAGCTAACTAATTTTTTTTCTATTCTTCCATTGATAAATCAACAATATGAATAGCTTTGCACCTCCAAAATCAATGGCGAGGTAGCTCAGTTGGTTAGAGCGCAGGATTCATAACCCTGAGGTCACGGGTTCAACTCCCGTCTTCGCTACTTTTTCAAACCCTTGTATTCTTGTAATATAAGGGTTTTTGTTTTTTTAACTAGACTTTTCAATTATTAATTGCTGCGGTTAAATCCCCATATTCCATTGAAGATTTATCCCCAATTCACAGGCAGATTTTTAACAAAAAAAATAGCTTTGCAAGCAATTAAATCAATCTTGAATCAAGCACACTATGGCAGAATACAACCACTCCGAGATCGAAAAAAAATGGCAACAATACTGGTCAGACAACCAAACTTTCAAAGCTGAGGTTGATCCTTCCAAACCCAAATTCTATGCTTTGGACATGTTTCCATACCCATCAGGAGCAGGCTTGCATGTCGGGCATCCATTAGGGTACATTGCCTCTGACATCATCTCAAGATACAAGCGCACCAAAGGATTCAACGTACTGCATCCAATGGGTTTTGATGCCTTCGGTCTGCCTGCCGAGCAATATGCCATCCAAACTGGTCAGCATCCTGCAATCACAACAGAAGAAAACATCGCTCGATACAAAGAGCAATTGAAAAATATAGGTTTCTCCTTTGATTGGAGCAAAGAGGTCAGAACCTGTGACGCTAGTTATTACAAATGGACTCAGTGGATTTTCATCCAATTGTTCAACTCGTGGTACAACAATGACAGCAACCATGCAGAATCTATCGATAGTTTGATTCAAATATTTGCCAAAGAAGGAAATAGCAAAGTCAATGCAGTCTCGGATGATGCAGTCAATACATTCTCCGCCTCAGACTGGAACGGCTATTCCGAAAAAGAAAAACAAGAAATCCTCCTTCAGTATAGATTGACCTATCTATCTACCACCACGGTCAACTGGTGTCCAGAACTAGGTACAGTACTCGCGCAAGACGAAATCAAGGATGGTTTCTCCGAAAGAGGTGGCTTCCCTGTGGTCAAAAAACAAATGAAGCAATGGAGCATGCGCATTACTGCCTATGCGGAAAGATTGCTGCAAGGCCTGGACACACTAGATTGGTCTGAACCTTTGAAAGAAATGCAGCGCAACTGGATTGGAAAATCTCAGGGAGCTGAAATGACCCTAGATATCGAGGGTCATGAAGAAAAAATCACCGTGTTTACCACTAGGATAGATACGGTACTAGGTGTGACTTTTCTCGTATTGGCACCAGAACTTGAACTCATCAAAAAAATCACTACAGATGAGCAAAGAGCTGAAGTAGAAGCATATGTAGAGGTCGCGAGAAACAAATCCGAAAGAGACCGCATGACCAACGTCAAAACTGTCTCTGGCGCATTTACAGGAGCGTATGCCATCAATCCTTTCGATGGGCAGAAAGTCCCAGTATGGATAGCAGATTATGTACTAGCAGGATATGGTACAGGAGCAGTAATGGCTGTACCTGGTGGAGATCAACGAGACTATGATTTTGCCAAGCATTTTGATCTCCCGATCTTGCCAATCTACGAAGGCATGGATGTAAGTAAAGAAGCCAATCCTACCAAAGAAGGTAAAATTATCAACAAAGGCATGCTAGAAGGTCTTACCTTCAAAGAAGCCACAGCTACCGCAATCAAATTCCTAGAAGACAAAGGTATCGGTACTGGCAAGATCAACTACAGAATCAGAGATGCAATTTTCGCAAGACAGAGGTATTGGGGCGAGCCTGTACCCGTTTACTTCAAGGATAGCATTCCGTATCCAGTGGACGTGGCTGATTTGCCCATTGTATTGCCTGAGATCGACAAATACCTACCTACTGCTGATGGAGATCCTCCGCTGGCGAGAGCAGAGAACTTCACTTACACGCCCAAAGGAGAAACGACAAGCTATCCTTTGGAGATGAGTACTATGCCGGGCTGGGCAGGATCGAGTTGGTATTGGTACAGATACATGGATGCACAGAATGACGAAGCATTCGTAGCGGATGACGTGCAAAAATATTGGAAAGATGTAGATCTCTACATCGGTGGTACTGAGCATGCGACTGGTCACCTACTCTACTCTCGTTTTTGGAACAAATTCTTGTTTGACATGGGATATGTGGAGCAAGAAGAACCTTTCAAAAAACTGGTAAATCAAGGAATGATTCAGGGACGATCCAATTTTGTCTATCGCATCAAAGGAAGCAATCAATTCGTTTCTTTCAACAAAAAGGAAGAATACGACTACTCTCCTATGCACGTAGAAGTGAGCCTTGTCAACAATGATGTATTGGATACAGAAGCATTCAAGGCTTGGAGACCTGATCTAAAAGATGCAGAATTCATCTTGGAGGACGACAAATATGTCTGTGGCTATGAGGTAGAAAAGATGTCCAAGTCCAAATACAATGTCGTAAATCCAGATGACATCATCGAAAAATACGGCGCAGATACACTTAGAATGTACGAGATGTTCTTGGGACCATTGGAGCAGTTCAAGCCGTGGAACACGCATGGTATAGACGGTGTATCTAAGTTCTTGCGCAAGACTTGGAGACTATTCCACAATGCGCAGGACGAGTGGGCAGTATCTGAGGAGAAAGCCACTCCTGAGGAACTAAAAATCCTGCACAAAGCAATCAAAAAGATAGAGGATGACATCAATAACTTGTCTCTCAATACTTCTGTGAGTACGCTGATGATTGCCGTCAATGAATTGACTGCATTGAAGTGCAGCAAGAAAGAAATATTGGAAGACCTCGTCATCATTCTTTCTCCATTTGCACCACACATCAGTGAAGAGCTATGGCTGAAATTGGGTCATAAAAATGGCATCAGCACAGCTACTTTCCCAGCTTTTGACGAAAGTCTCTTGACAGAAAGTACACACGAGTACCCTATCTCGATCAACGGAAAAGTGAGAGCCAAAATCAGTTTCCCCACAGACATGGACAAA is part of the Reichenbachiella agarivorans genome and harbors:
- a CDS encoding YncE family protein, with amino-acid sequence MKTNTLFNNFLKASLLVFVLAFSACTEDDGSKFTPGQDGFFIVNEGAWGNANTSLSYFDKATLTVTNNLFETNTGRPLGDQAQSMTVFNDLGYIVVQNSSKLEVISTLDYSSVATISEGLSSPTYFLGISANKGYVSDWGPDGVTSSIKIIDLTTNTITDSISTGAGTNQMVLVDNMVYAANSGGWGYDNTVVVIDTETDEIIKTIEVGDNPSTLAVDKNENVWVTGNGLTDYVNAENSTPAFLAKIDSENNTVELKINAPETGIGPSRLNIDSEGKTLVFKYKSGISTAPIEVTSVSDFTEIIAADQFTSLYGFGIDKSENHIIAGDAPDFTNPGSIKRYELNGTFIDQYTVGIGPNGIAY
- the leuS gene encoding leucine--tRNA ligase, encoding MAEYNHSEIEKKWQQYWSDNQTFKAEVDPSKPKFYALDMFPYPSGAGLHVGHPLGYIASDIISRYKRTKGFNVLHPMGFDAFGLPAEQYAIQTGQHPAITTEENIARYKEQLKNIGFSFDWSKEVRTCDASYYKWTQWIFIQLFNSWYNNDSNHAESIDSLIQIFAKEGNSKVNAVSDDAVNTFSASDWNGYSEKEKQEILLQYRLTYLSTTTVNWCPELGTVLAQDEIKDGFSERGGFPVVKKQMKQWSMRITAYAERLLQGLDTLDWSEPLKEMQRNWIGKSQGAEMTLDIEGHEEKITVFTTRIDTVLGVTFLVLAPELELIKKITTDEQRAEVEAYVEVARNKSERDRMTNVKTVSGAFTGAYAINPFDGQKVPVWIADYVLAGYGTGAVMAVPGGDQRDYDFAKHFDLPILPIYEGMDVSKEANPTKEGKIINKGMLEGLTFKEATATAIKFLEDKGIGTGKINYRIRDAIFARQRYWGEPVPVYFKDSIPYPVDVADLPIVLPEIDKYLPTADGDPPLARAENFTYTPKGETTSYPLEMSTMPGWAGSSWYWYRYMDAQNDEAFVADDVQKYWKDVDLYIGGTEHATGHLLYSRFWNKFLFDMGYVEQEEPFKKLVNQGMIQGRSNFVYRIKGSNQFVSFNKKEEYDYSPMHVEVSLVNNDVLDTEAFKAWRPDLKDAEFILEDDKYVCGYEVEKMSKSKYNVVNPDDIIEKYGADTLRMYEMFLGPLEQFKPWNTHGIDGVSKFLRKTWRLFHNAQDEWAVSEEKATPEELKILHKAIKKIEDDINNLSLNTSVSTLMIAVNELTALKCSKKEILEDLVIILSPFAPHISEELWLKLGHKNGISTATFPAFDESLLTESTHEYPISINGKVRAKISFPTDMDKGEIEKQVLVHEVVLKWTEGKAPKKTIIVPNRIINIVV
- a CDS encoding thioredoxin family protein, with the translated sequence MRDYTKIFMILVAVAVIGSSYALVEKEPKATEVKWYTFEEAVALNKTKPKKIFIDVYTDWCGWCKKMDAGTFNHPEIAKYLNEKYYPVKLNAEQREDIQFNDHTFKWQDTGRNGIHELAYSLLNGKMSYPTVVFMDEEFRLLSPVPGYLEVGVFDKIIRYYGGDNYKSTPWEEFQENYKPSF
- a CDS encoding START-like domain-containing protein, which produces MSKFKYVGEYEVRASKKMLYPYLSTASGLAQWFADNVNIDEDKNFTFYWDGEESRAQMTSHRTNSQVRFDFISDDEDPSYLEFKLDMNELTQEVFIRVTDYSDMDDEQELKDLWESLIHSLRELVGG
- a CDS encoding TonB-dependent receptor, with product MSLLCLLCHLAWSQQDSVLLDGVSVYSSRMRTFAAADKIILIDSGIQKMNDGNSLAMLLTKIAPLNIRAYGIGGLSTPSLRGTGSNQTAVVWEGLNLQSQMNGSLDLNLVPSIMVDDVSIQFGGSSSMFGSGAMGGTIQMGSSAPSFQSGISASLHEQLGSFGLQSHAFKVKAATQKLSLGVRAFLKEADNDFEFYNVYNQSDETMRNAQVKQYGILTELAYRPLPNGLLELKHWYQDNDTHVPKTAGAGQESNAIQYDQFHRAILKYDQKLSNAWRLNYKLGLLDHVLNYDDKINTHSHSHSQSIINEALFNYRASRHLQLEIGLNATHESGDADNYSDIQDRNRMALFVSSHLAIRQKLELNLAIRTNMVDGDFKPILPSLGLNYHTNSWLDIKAKVAKSYRIPTFNDLYWSGSGAKGNPDLVPENGMSYEIGYLIHAKKESLSFHYEGTVFYNHILDWIFWNDLGSYWTPINLKELWSYGIEQNLHAQYQLNQNSRITLDGNYQFVLSTPEKPDELFGNLQQVYTPKHQGNAFVQYHWRSIQAGVNLIYAGKQYSDDGNIEIRAVDPYALTDLSVGYKFALAQKHAIQSTLQVKNIFDTSYEVRRAYPMPGINYQLNLVYTFN
- a CDS encoding bifunctional adenosylcobinamide kinase/adenosylcobinamide-phosphate guanylyltransferase, with amino-acid sequence MIIYITGGERSGKSGFAQQLAQDFSDKPYYLATAKKWDQEFEERISRHQSDRDERWTTIEEQIYLGDVLPENTTIVIDCVTLWLTNIFSTQQYERDKSFAQAKEQFLKLIAYEGTLLIISNEIGMGLHADSKMGRDFVELQGWTNQLIAQHADEAYFLISGLAQRIK